The following are from one region of the Hyphomicrobium album genome:
- the hslU gene encoding ATP-dependent protease ATPase subunit HslU, producing the protein MTSFSPREIVSELDRYIVGQNDAKRAVAIALRNRWRRQQLTGDLKEEVLPKNILMIGPTGVGKTEISRRLAKLAGAPFIKIEATKFTEVGYVGRDVDSIIRDLVEVALALVKDVKRKDVRTRAEKNAEERVLDALVGPGASPATRESFRKKLRTGELNDKEIEIQVSDSPGAGFPMFDIPGAPGTSIGAVNIGDMLGKAFGGRTKPRRVTVSASYDLLIGEEGDKLIDNEALTGEAIHAVENNGIVFLDEIDKICSRSDAGRIGGDVSREGVQRDLLPLIEGTTVSTKYGPVKTDHVLFIASGAFHVAKPSDLLPELQGRLPIRVELKPLTREDMRRILTEPEASLIKQYVALMATEGFAINFEPSAIDAIADAAVLVNSTVENIGARRLQTVMERVLDEISFDASDRGGQSVIIDAAYVNARIGDLAKNADLSKFIL; encoded by the coding sequence ATGACCAGCTTCTCTCCCCGCGAGATCGTTTCCGAGCTCGACCGCTACATCGTCGGCCAGAATGACGCCAAGCGCGCCGTGGCGATCGCGCTGCGCAACCGCTGGCGGCGTCAGCAGCTCACCGGCGACCTCAAGGAAGAGGTGCTGCCGAAGAACATCCTGATGATCGGGCCGACGGGCGTCGGCAAAACGGAGATCTCGCGCCGCCTGGCCAAGCTTGCCGGCGCGCCGTTCATCAAGATCGAGGCGACCAAGTTCACCGAGGTCGGCTATGTCGGCCGCGACGTCGATTCGATCATTCGCGATCTCGTCGAGGTGGCGCTGGCGCTGGTCAAGGACGTGAAGCGCAAGGACGTGCGCACGCGGGCGGAGAAAAACGCCGAGGAGCGGGTGCTCGATGCGCTCGTCGGGCCAGGCGCGTCGCCGGCGACGCGCGAATCCTTCCGCAAGAAGCTGCGCACCGGCGAGCTCAACGACAAGGAGATCGAGATCCAGGTTTCGGATTCGCCGGGGGCCGGCTTCCCGATGTTCGATATTCCGGGCGCCCCGGGCACGTCCATCGGCGCCGTCAACATCGGCGACATGCTGGGCAAGGCTTTCGGGGGCCGCACCAAGCCGCGCCGGGTCACCGTCTCCGCCAGCTACGACCTGCTGATCGGCGAGGAGGGCGACAAGCTCATCGACAACGAGGCGCTGACCGGCGAGGCGATTCACGCGGTCGAGAACAATGGCATCGTGTTCCTCGACGAGATCGACAAGATCTGCTCGCGCTCGGACGCCGGGCGTATTGGCGGCGACGTCTCGCGCGAAGGCGTGCAGCGCGATCTCCTGCCGCTCATCGAGGGCACCACGGTGTCGACCAAGTACGGGCCGGTGAAGACCGACCACGTGCTGTTCATCGCTTCGGGCGCGTTCCATGTGGCCAAGCCCTCTGACCTGCTGCCGGAGCTGCAGGGGCGCCTGCCCATTCGCGTCGAGCTGAAGCCGCTGACGCGGGAGGACATGCGCCGCATCCTCACCGAGCCGGAGGCGAGCCTCATCAAGCAGTACGTGGCGCTGATGGCGACGGAGGGCTTCGCGATCAACTTCGAGCCGAGCGCCATCGATGCGATCGCCGACGCGGCGGTTCTGGTCAACTCCACCGTGGAGAACATCGGGGCGCGCCGGCTGCAGACGGTGATGGAGCGGGTGCTCGACGAGATCTCATTCGATGCCTCCGACCGCGGCGGGCAGTCGGTGATCATCGATGCCGCCTACGTAAATGCGCGCATCGGCGATCTCGCCAAGAACGCCGACCTCTCCAAGTTCATCCTGTAG
- a CDS encoding septal ring lytic transglycosylase RlpA family protein has translation MPALVGAATFIVSAMAVPTADAKSPGSRYCFHGYCHRVGSLAQTDTLVGWRGYVQASYYDSCHRDRLNPCGLTSSGAVFRADLPDNAASPLLPDGTVILAYNPKTGDASVLRVTNAGPYSGERKLDVSRAAADKLGFRKQGVAGLVISVLQSPTKAEASYARRRVYPLVPGYLGKFATVDAAIETAEVRFDLREGEELVDDTAGTAEVAALENELVPRPQLAVSPSLASELVILRAPPRPASPGPRLVQGPRLASREVQLVEGPRLVSRADFMAQQSPAEADAPTDFTSRLLRYLLPASAPAAGN, from the coding sequence TTGCCGGCTTTAGTCGGCGCCGCGACCTTCATCGTCAGCGCCATGGCCGTGCCGACGGCGGATGCCAAATCTCCCGGCAGCCGCTACTGCTTCCACGGTTATTGTCACCGCGTCGGCTCGCTGGCGCAGACCGATACGCTCGTGGGCTGGCGCGGCTACGTGCAGGCTTCCTACTACGACAGCTGTCATCGTGACCGGTTGAATCCCTGCGGGCTGACGAGCTCGGGCGCCGTCTTCCGCGCCGATCTCCCCGACAACGCCGCGAGCCCGCTGCTGCCGGACGGCACCGTCATTCTCGCCTACAATCCGAAAACCGGCGACGCCTCCGTGCTGCGCGTCACCAACGCCGGCCCGTATAGCGGAGAGCGCAAGCTCGACGTATCGCGCGCCGCTGCAGATAAGCTCGGCTTCCGCAAGCAGGGCGTTGCCGGGCTGGTCATCAGCGTCCTGCAATCGCCGACCAAGGCCGAGGCGAGCTACGCAAGAAGGCGCGTGTACCCACTCGTTCCGGGCTACCTCGGCAAGTTCGCGACCGTCGATGCTGCGATCGAGACGGCCGAGGTTCGCTTTGACCTGCGCGAGGGTGAGGAGCTTGTCGACGACACGGCGGGGACGGCGGAAGTTGCGGCGCTGGAGAATGAACTGGTGCCGCGGCCGCAGCTCGCGGTGTCGCCATCGCTCGCAAGCGAGCTCGTGATATTGCGCGCGCCCCCGCGGCCGGCGAGCCCCGGCCCGCGGCTCGTGCAGGGCCCGCGTCTCGCCAGTCGGGAAGTGCAGCTTGTAGAGGGACCGCGGCTCGTGAGCCGGGCCGACTTCATGGCCCAGCAGTCACCGGCAGAAGCCGACGCACCGACAGACTTCACGTCACGTCTGCTGCGGTATCTGCTGCCGGCAAGTGCACCGGCCGCCGGCAACTAG
- a CDS encoding glutathione S-transferase family protein, with protein MAAKLYDLELSGNCYKVRLLAALLGVPLDIVPVDFLGGAHKKPPLVDLNAFGELPTFEDDGLALRDSQAILVYMARKWGGESWLPTDAAGLALVTAWLMVAENEIARGPNDARLHDKFGYKLDIQRARSNTAHVLGLMENHLARATWLALDRVTIADIACMPYVALSHEGGVSADDYPAVAAWVQRVKALPGFVGMPGI; from the coding sequence ATGGCCGCCAAGCTCTATGACCTCGAGCTATCCGGGAATTGCTACAAAGTGCGGCTGTTGGCAGCGCTGCTCGGCGTGCCGCTCGATATCGTCCCGGTGGATTTTCTCGGCGGCGCGCACAAGAAGCCGCCGCTCGTCGACCTCAATGCCTTCGGCGAGCTTCCGACCTTCGAGGACGACGGCCTGGCGCTGCGCGACAGCCAGGCGATCCTCGTCTACATGGCGCGGAAGTGGGGCGGCGAAAGCTGGCTGCCGACGGATGCTGCGGGGCTCGCGCTTGTAACGGCGTGGCTGATGGTGGCCGAGAACGAGATCGCACGGGGGCCCAATGACGCGCGGTTGCACGACAAGTTCGGCTACAAGCTCGATATTCAACGCGCCCGCAGCAACACGGCGCACGTTCTCGGGCTCATGGAGAACCACCTGGCCCGCGCCACCTGGCTGGCGCTCGACCGCGTGACGATCGCGGACATCGCGTGCATGCCGTATGTCGCGCTCAGTCACGAAGGCGGCGTCTCGGCCGATGACTATCCGGCGGTCGCTGCCTGGGTCCAGCGTGTGAAGGCGCTGCCGGGCTTCGTCGGCATGCCCGGGATTTGA
- the hslV gene encoding ATP-dependent protease subunit HslV, with protein MQTSGPHADEPRSWHATTILTIRKDGRVVIAGDGQVSLGATIIKANARKVRTLGKGGVIGGFAGATADAFTLFERLEAKLEQYPGQLTRACVELAKDWRTDRYLRRLEAMMLVADAETTLVLTGTGDVLEPERHVMGIGSGGNYALAAARALLDQPLDAEAIARKAMAIAAEICVYTNDNVVIESLPSSR; from the coding sequence ATGCAAACCTCCGGCCCACACGCGGACGAGCCGCGCTCCTGGCACGCCACGACTATACTGACCATTCGTAAAGATGGTCGTGTCGTCATCGCCGGCGACGGCCAGGTCAGCCTCGGCGCCACCATCATCAAGGCCAATGCCCGCAAGGTCCGCACCCTCGGCAAAGGGGGCGTTATCGGCGGCTTTGCCGGGGCGACGGCGGACGCCTTCACCCTGTTCGAGCGGCTGGAAGCCAAGCTCGAGCAGTACCCGGGGCAGCTCACCCGCGCCTGCGTGGAGCTCGCCAAGGACTGGCGCACCGACCGCTACCTGCGCCGGCTGGAAGCCATGATGCTGGTCGCCGACGCGGAGACGACGCTGGTGCTGACCGGCACGGGCGACGTCCTGGAGCCTGAGCGGCATGTCATGGGCATCGGCTCGGGCGGCAACTATGCGCTCGCCGCGGCGCGGGCGCTGCTCGACCAGCCGCTCGACGCCGAGGCGATTGCCCGCAAGGCGATGGCGATCGCCGCCGAGATCTGTGTCTACACCAACGACAACGTCGTCATCGAAAGCCTGCCGTCCAGCCGTTGA
- a CDS encoding DUF2628 domain-containing protein yields MVTYTVYEPPHASANRLESAEQLVFVKDGYTIIGALLPPIWLLAKRMWLEFAVYIGGSGLLVWALTSAGATELANVLVLIIQIVFGFEAGALYGAALERRGWRLVGTVTGRGQEDSERRFLEVWLPTRTEIPPAPLGAATPAAPSWTATALTRAKETIVRGRRAWAGAQT; encoded by the coding sequence GTGGTCACCTACACCGTCTATGAGCCGCCCCACGCCTCCGCCAACCGGCTGGAGAGCGCCGAGCAGCTCGTCTTCGTGAAGGACGGCTACACCATCATCGGCGCGCTGTTGCCGCCAATCTGGCTCCTGGCGAAGCGCATGTGGCTGGAATTCGCAGTTTACATCGGCGGCTCCGGCCTCCTCGTCTGGGCGCTGACCTCCGCGGGCGCGACGGAGCTCGCCAACGTCCTCGTGCTCATCATCCAGATCGTGTTCGGCTTCGAGGCCGGCGCGCTGTACGGCGCGGCGCTGGAGCGGCGGGGCTGGCGGCTCGTCGGCACCGTGACCGGGCGTGGCCAGGAGGACAGCGAGCGGCGCTTCCTCGAGGTGTGGCTGCCGACCCGCACCGAGATCCCGCCGGCGCCGCTGGGTGCCGCCACGCCGGCCGCACCGTCATGGACCGCGACCGCGCTGACCCGTGCCAAAGAGACAATCGTGCGCGGCCGGCGCGCGTGGGCGGGGGCGCAAACCTAG
- the hisH gene encoding imidazole glycerol phosphate synthase subunit HisH has translation MQRVAIIDYGSGNLHSAAKAFERAARESDADALITVTADPKIVAAADRIVLPGVGAFADCKRGLEAVPGMRATLEEAVRGKGRPFLGICVGMQLMATRGLEFEVTDGLGWIAGEVRHIEPTDKTLKIPHMGWNTLKTVTPHALLDGIPTGPNGLHAYFVHSFHFVPEDAAAVVAQTDYGGPVTAMIAAGNVAGTQFHPEKSQTLGLKLIANFLNWRP, from the coding sequence ATGCAGCGCGTCGCTATCATCGACTACGGCTCCGGCAACCTTCACTCCGCGGCCAAGGCCTTTGAGCGGGCGGCGCGCGAGAGCGACGCCGACGCCTTGATCACCGTCACCGCCGATCCGAAGATCGTCGCCGCCGCCGATCGCATCGTGCTGCCGGGCGTCGGCGCGTTCGCCGACTGCAAGCGCGGGCTCGAAGCCGTTCCCGGCATGCGCGCCACGCTGGAAGAGGCCGTGCGCGGCAAGGGCCGGCCGTTCCTCGGCATCTGCGTCGGCATGCAGCTCATGGCGACGCGCGGGCTGGAGTTCGAAGTGACCGACGGCCTCGGCTGGATCGCCGGCGAGGTGCGCCATATCGAGCCCACCGACAAGACGCTGAAGATCCCGCACATGGGCTGGAACACGCTGAAGACCGTCACGCCGCACGCGTTGCTCGACGGCATCCCCACCGGGCCGAACGGCCTGCACGCCTACTTCGTGCACTCCTTCCACTTCGTGCCGGAGGACGCCGCGGCCGTGGTGGCGCAGACGGACTACGGTGGACCGGTCACGGCGATGATCGCGGCGGGCAACGTCGCCGGCACGCAATTCCACCCCGAGAAGAGCCAGACCCTCGGCCTGAAGCTGATCGCCAACTTCCTCAACTGGCGCCCGTGA
- a CDS encoding pyridoxamine 5'-phosphate oxidase family protein, producing the protein MAQPVSDIAFTPSVKAAQERNGSRAQYARMEQAKGWASAVTPDLAAQIGAARSFYLGTASAEGQPYIQHRGGPPGFLRVLDERTLAFADLSGNRQYITTGNLAENPRAFIFIMDYARRRRVKIWGRARVVEGDDELLARLRPSQGSGVAERVILFEIEAWDRNCPQHIPQLVAVEDVQAAVLALQERIATLEAELARARAGG; encoded by the coding sequence GTGGCGCAACCCGTTTCCGACATTGCATTCACGCCGTCGGTGAAAGCCGCGCAAGAGCGGAACGGCTCACGCGCTCAGTATGCACGCATGGAGCAGGCGAAGGGCTGGGCAAGCGCAGTTACGCCCGACCTTGCCGCGCAGATCGGCGCCGCGCGCTCGTTCTATCTCGGCACCGCGAGCGCCGAAGGTCAGCCTTACATTCAGCATCGCGGCGGACCGCCTGGTTTTCTCCGGGTGTTGGACGAGCGGACGCTCGCTTTCGCGGATCTTTCGGGAAACCGGCAATACATCACGACGGGCAATCTCGCCGAGAACCCGCGCGCCTTCATTTTCATCATGGATTACGCACGGCGTCGCCGGGTGAAGATCTGGGGTCGTGCCCGGGTGGTCGAGGGCGATGACGAACTGCTGGCGCGGTTGCGTCCATCGCAAGGCAGCGGCGTTGCGGAACGCGTCATCTTGTTCGAGATCGAGGCCTGGGACCGCAACTGCCCGCAGCACATCCCTCAGCTTGTCGCCGTCGAAGACGTGCAGGCGGCGGTGCTGGCGCTTCAGGAGCGCATCGCTACGCTCGAAGCGGAGCTCGCACGGGCGCGAGCGGGCGGGTAG
- the hisA gene encoding 1-(5-phosphoribosyl)-5-[(5-phosphoribosylamino)methylideneamino]imidazole-4-carboxamide isomerase, with product MILFPAIDLKDGKCVRLKLGDMNQATVFSDDPGAQARAFQDQGFTYLHIVDLNGAFAGEPVNQDAVDSILKAIDIPAQLGGGIRDMETIEKWIDTGIDRVILGTAAVRDPELVLRACVEYPGRIAVGIDAKGGKVAVEGWAETSELTGEELAKRFEDAGVAAIIYTDIERDGILKGLNLEATAKLARATKIPVIASGGLASIDDVKALLQPEYAMLEGAITGRALYDGRIDPKAALALLAATT from the coding sequence GTGATTCTTTTCCCCGCCATCGATCTCAAAGACGGGAAATGCGTGCGCCTCAAGCTCGGCGACATGAACCAGGCGACGGTCTTCAGCGACGACCCGGGCGCCCAGGCACGCGCTTTCCAGGATCAGGGCTTCACGTACCTGCACATCGTCGACTTGAACGGCGCCTTCGCCGGCGAGCCGGTCAACCAGGACGCGGTCGATTCCATCCTCAAGGCGATCGACATCCCCGCCCAGCTCGGTGGCGGCATCCGCGACATGGAGACGATCGAGAAGTGGATCGACACGGGCATCGATCGCGTCATTCTCGGCACCGCCGCCGTGCGCGATCCCGAGCTGGTGCTCCGTGCCTGCGTCGAATATCCGGGCCGCATCGCCGTCGGCATCGACGCCAAGGGCGGCAAGGTGGCGGTCGAAGGCTGGGCGGAGACGTCCGAGCTCACCGGCGAGGAGCTGGCCAAGCGCTTCGAGGACGCCGGCGTCGCCGCCATCATCTACACCGACATCGAGCGCGACGGTATCTTGAAGGGCCTCAACCTCGAGGCCACCGCCAAGCTGGCGCGGGCGACGAAAATCCCCGTCATTGCCTCGGGCGGGCTCGCCTCCATCGACGACGTCAAAGCCTTGCTGCAGCCCGAGTATGCGATGCTCGAAGGGGCGATCACCGGCCGGGCGCTTTACGACGGCCGGATCGACCCGAAAGCCGCCCTGGCCCTGCTCGCCGCGACCACCTGA
- the hisB gene encoding imidazoleglycerol-phosphate dehydratase HisB, protein MKRQATISRKTKETEITATVDLDGSGVFDVSTGIGFLDHMLEQLARHSMIDITLKAKGDLHIDFHHTAEDTGIVLGQAVAKALGDKKGITRYADVHLPMDETLTRVCIDVSGRPYLIWKVEFSKPKVGEMDTELFREWFQAFAQNAGITLHIENLYGENNHHIAETCYKGLARALRAATEPDARQAGRVPSTKGTLAS, encoded by the coding sequence TTGAAGCGGCAGGCGACAATTTCCCGCAAGACCAAGGAGACCGAGATCACGGCCACCGTCGATCTCGACGGGTCGGGCGTATTCGACGTTTCGACCGGCATCGGCTTTCTCGATCACATGTTGGAGCAGCTCGCCCGCCATTCAATGATCGACATCACCCTGAAGGCGAAGGGCGACCTGCATATCGATTTCCACCACACGGCGGAAGACACCGGCATCGTGCTCGGCCAGGCGGTCGCCAAGGCCCTCGGCGACAAGAAGGGCATCACCCGCTACGCCGACGTGCACCTGCCGATGGACGAGACGCTGACGCGCGTCTGCATCGATGTGTCCGGCCGCCCGTATCTCATCTGGAAGGTCGAGTTTTCGAAGCCGAAAGTCGGCGAGATGGACACCGAGCTGTTCCGCGAGTGGTTCCAGGCCTTCGCGCAGAACGCCGGCATCACGCTGCACATCGAGAACCTGTACGGCGAGAACAACCATCACATCGCCGAGACTTGCTATAAGGGCCTTGCGCGCGCGCTCCGGGCGGCGACCGAGCCCGACGCGCGCCAGGCGGGCCGCGTGCCTTCGACGAAGGGCACGTTGGCGAGCTGA
- a CDS encoding LysR family transcriptional regulator, which produces MDHFRAMKAFIAVADAGSLSAAARRMGAPLANISRLLAQLEGQLDCVLIERTTRRMALTAAGRDYLDACRHVIETLEASEGRIAGQSEELAGTIAITAPVSFGRLQIVPLVAEFLSTHPRLDARLLLSDRNIDLVEEDIDVAVRIGDLRDSGLLAQRVGSLRLVAGAAPRLLKGRAIPSSPSDLADRPCITFSGLMQGGSRWVFKSKRHGRKAVRVHPRLNVNTAEAAVDAAISGVGVVRVLSYQAEAAIRAGQLVPLLQQFEDTAIPINLVYRATRSDTPRVKRFVEFAAARLRQHHQSRAR; this is translated from the coding sequence ATGGACCACTTCCGCGCCATGAAGGCGTTCATCGCGGTAGCTGACGCAGGCAGCCTGTCGGCGGCGGCACGCCGTATGGGCGCACCGCTGGCCAATATCAGCCGGCTGCTTGCGCAGCTGGAAGGGCAGCTCGACTGCGTACTCATCGAGCGAACCACGCGCCGGATGGCGCTCACAGCGGCAGGACGCGACTACCTGGATGCTTGCCGCCACGTGATCGAAACGCTCGAGGCGTCGGAGGGCCGGATAGCGGGTCAGTCCGAGGAACTTGCCGGGACTATCGCGATCACCGCGCCCGTCAGCTTCGGGCGCCTGCAAATTGTGCCGCTTGTCGCCGAATTTCTTTCGACCCACCCTCGCCTCGACGCGCGACTGCTGCTGTCCGATCGCAACATCGATCTTGTCGAGGAAGACATCGACGTCGCGGTTCGCATCGGGGATCTGCGGGATTCGGGCCTCCTGGCGCAGCGCGTTGGATCATTGCGCCTCGTGGCCGGCGCAGCGCCGCGCTTGCTGAAGGGCCGCGCCATCCCCTCCTCGCCGTCCGATCTCGCGGATCGGCCATGCATCACCTTCAGCGGTCTCATGCAGGGCGGCTCTCGCTGGGTGTTCAAGAGCAAACGCCACGGCCGCAAGGCCGTACGCGTTCATCCCCGCCTCAACGTCAATACGGCCGAGGCGGCCGTCGACGCTGCGATCTCCGGCGTCGGCGTCGTGCGCGTGCTGTCGTATCAGGCCGAGGCGGCGATCCGGGCCGGACAACTTGTGCCGCTTCTGCAGCAGTTCGAGGACACTGCCATTCCGATCAATCTCGTTTACCGGGCCACGCGCTCGGATACGCCGCGCGTGAAACGCTTCGTCGAATTCGCCGCCGCGCGTCTTCGCCAGCACCACCAGTCTCGAGCAAGGTAG